In the Perca flavescens isolate YP-PL-M2 chromosome 20, PFLA_1.0, whole genome shotgun sequence genome, one interval contains:
- the LOC114546943 gene encoding protein L-Myc-1b — MELGCYQHYFFDDFDREEDFYKSTAPSEDIWKKFELLPTPPMSPTRTLSGGALHLSPGDKLSWLSKILGQDEECEGQIIPNTEALLGNLSSIIIQDCMWSSFSASKQLEKVNGRVSAAAQTSVSPTAQISVRPSKAQCVFPGGPIAASATDCVDPAAVLALPASSCRKPASSGSESRSDSSDDEEEIDVVTVESKQNRVRLVNVRKPVTITVRADPCPKRFHMSVHRQQHNYAARSPDSEPEDEDEDEDEEEDEEEDEEEPQSKRTCKASSQQVGSSCGVSQPGSPSESPQYSDAEDTDRRRNHNFLERKRRNDLRSRFLALRDQVPGLESAKTPKVAILTHATEYLADLHTKEKRQLQEKKRLKTRQQQLLRRLSELKRS, encoded by the exons ATGGAGCTCGGCTGTTACCAGCACTATTTTTTCGACGATTTCGACAGAGAGGAGGATTTTTACAAATCGACCGCACCGAGCGAGGACATATGGAAAAAGTTCGAGCTGCTGCCCACCCCTCCCATGTCTCCCACCCGGACTCTGAGCGGTGGTGCTCTGCACCTCTCGCCGGGAGACAAGCTCAGCTGGCTGTCCAAAATCCTGGGTCAGGACGAGGAGTGCGAGGGTCAGATAATCCCAAATACGGAGGCGCTACTCGGCAACCTCAGCTCCATCATCATCCAGGACTGCATGTGGAGTAGTTTCTCTGCCAGCAAGCAGCTGGAGAAGGTCAACGGGAGAGTGTCAGCTGCGGCACAGACAAGCGTCTCTCCGACGGCCCAGATATCCGTGAGACCGAGCAAGGCGCAGTGCGTCTTTCCCGGTGGACCGATCGCCGCTTCGGCGACTGACTGCGTCGACCCCGCGGCTGTTCTCGCCTTACCGGCAAGCAGCTGCAGGAAGCCGGCGTCGTCTGGCTCCGAGTCTCGCTCTGATTCCTCTG ATGACGAAGAGGAAATTGATGTGGTCACCGTTGAGAGCAAGCAGAACCGGGTGCGGCTGGTAAATGTCAGAAAACCAGTGACCATCACGGTCCGGGCCGACCCATGCCCCAAACGCTTCCATATGTCTGTCCACCGACAGCAGCACAACTATGCCGCCCGCTCCCCAGACAGCGAGCCagaggatgaagatgaagatgaggacgaggaggaggacgaagaggaggatgaggaagaaCCTCAAAGCAAGCGTACATGCAAAGCATCCAGTCAGCAGGTGGGCTCTTCGTGTGGTGTCTCCCAGCCCGGTTCCCCATCAGAGAGTCCTCAATACTCGGACGCAGAGGACACTGACCGCAGGCGGAACCACAACTTCCTTGAGAGGAAGAGGCGGAACGATCTCCGGTCCCGTTTCCTGGCCCTGCGGGATCAGGTCCCTGGTCTCGAGTCGGCCAAGACTCCAAAAGTGGCCATCCTGACCCACGCGACGGAGTACCTGGCAGACCTGCACACCAAGGAGAAACGGCAGCTCCAGGAGAAGAAACGCCTCAAAACCCGACAACAGCAGCTTCTCCGCAGATTATCTGAACTGAAGCGCTCTTGA
- the LOC114547254 gene encoding sodium-dependent lysophosphatidylcholine symporter 1-B produces the protein MYRLDSTMARGEGAEQYAASLLSVKPKNTDIKTAKPNDQRNRLSVWNKLCYAIGGAPYQITGSALGFFLQIYLLDVAQLDPFHASIILFVGRAWDAVTDPTVGFLVSRSRWTRIGRMMPWILFSTPFAVLTYFLIWYVPPFEQGKVVWYLIFYCLFQSMQTCFHVPYSALTMFISNDQKERDSATAYRMMVEVLGTVLGTAIQGQIVGGDTSCPTEPGEHDSRNSTNTSIVSLNETKRAYLISSGVICIIYIFCATVLFLGVKEKKESGRKVSQLTFCQGLWLVMGYGPYIKLVIGFLFTSLAFMLLEGNFALFITYALGHRKDYQNILLVIMLSGTVTIPFWQWFLTRFGKKKAVYFGITWAVPFMILIVCIKSNLTISYLVSLAAGVSVAAAFLLPWSMLPDVVDDFKVKNPDIHGHEALFYSYYVFFIKFASGLSLGVSTLSLKFAGYVTGSCSQPEAVSLTLKVLVSPVPVGLIAVGLLILWTYPIDEERRQGNRKLLQEILDSESETSVLGSSV, from the exons atgtatCGTCTTGATAGCACAATGGCACGAGGAGAGGGCGCCGAGCAGTACGCAGCGAGTTTATTGTCAGTCAAACCTAAAAATACAGATATCAAGACAGCAAAG CCAAATGACCAAAGAaaccgtctgtctgtgtggaaTAAATTGTGCTATGCTATTGGCGGGGCTCCCTACCAGATCACAGGCAGCGCTCTGGGCTTTTTCCTCCAGATCTACTTGCTGGATGTGGCTCAG CTGGATCCCTTCCATGCCTCCATCATCCTGTTTGTGGGCCGGGCCTGGGACGCTGTCACAGACCCCACAGTGGGTTTCCTGGTGAGCCGGAGTAGATGGACCCGCATCGGCCGCATGATGCCCTG GATACTTTTCTCTACTCCTTTTGCCGTGCTGACTTACTTCCTCATCTGGTACGTGCCTCCTTTCGAGCAGGGGAAGGTCGTCTGGTACCTGATCTTTTACTGCCTCTTCCAGTCAATGCAGACG TGCTTCCACGTGCCATATTCAGCCCTCACCATGTTCATCAGCAACGACCAGAAAGAGAGGGACTCTGCCACTGCTTATC GTATGATGGTGGAGGTGCTGGGCACAGTTCTGGGCACAGCAATCCAGGGACAGATAGTAGGTGGCGACACAAGTTGTCCCACTGAGCCTGGTGAACACGACAGCAGAAACTCAACCAACACGTCCATAGTTTCACTGAATGAGACG AAACGAGCTTACTTGATTTCTTCAGGGGTCATCTGCATCATCTACATCTTCTGTGCCACAGTCTTGTTTTTGGGTGTGAAGGAGAAAAAAG AGAGCGGGCGAAAGGTATCCCAGCTCACCTTCTGTCAGGGCCTGTGGCTGGTGATGGGTTACGGACCGTACATCAAACTGGTCATCGGCTTCCTCTTCACCTCTCTGGCCTTCATG ctaCTGGAGGGAAACTTTGCTCTTTTCATCACCTATGCTCTCGGCCATAGAAAGGACTACCAGAATATTCTCCTGGTCATCATG CTATCCGGGACTGTGACCATCCCGTTTTGGCAGTGGTTTCTGACTCGGTTTGGGAAGAAGAAGGCAGTTTACTTTGGCATCAcg TGGGCAGTACCATTCATGATCCTAATCGTCTGCATCAAGAGCAACCTGACCATTTCTTACTTGGTCTCATTGGCAGCCGGTGTGAGCGTGGCGGCAGCTTTCCTCCTGCCTTG GTCGATGCTTCCCGATGTAGTGGATGACTTCAAGGTGAAAAACCCAGACATCCATGGTCACGAAGCCCTCTTCTACTCCTACTATGTGTTCTTTATCAAGTTTGCCTCTGGACTATCCCTGGGTGTCTCTACACTCAGTTTGAA atTTGCCGGCTATGTGACTGGGAGCTGCTCACAACCCGAGGCGGTCAGTTTAACCCTGAAGGTGCTGGTCTCCCCTGTGCCTGTGGGTCTTATAGCTGTGGGACTGTTGATATTGTGGACCTACCCTATTGATGAAGAAAGGAGGCAGGGCAACCGAAAACTACTGCAGGAAATTCT GGACTCTGAGTCTGAAACTTCAGTGCTTGGGAGCAGCGTGTAG